CGAAAGAGGAATTGGTAAATGACCAGTGCAGAACGAAGACAACAAATCATGGCGCATATTCGCAGCCATGGCGCGGGCAAAGTCGACGAGTTTGCCTCACAGTACAATGTTTCCGCTGTCACGATTCGCCATGACCTCAACCTGTTGGAAAAAGAAGGCTGTGTTTTCCGCTGCTATGGTGGTGCAACACTTAACCCTAACTTCGCTTTTGACCAGCCTCTTTATCGTAAAGACCAACTTAATCGCAGTGCAAAGCAGTCTATTGCTCAAGCAGCTGCCAACCTTATCCATGATGGTGAAGCGGTCATTTTAGATTCAGGTACCACCATCGGCCTGATGCCTCAGTATTTAGTCAATAAACAACATCTCGTTGTCATGACTAACGCACTGAACACCGCTTACCAGCTCAGCAAACTCGACAATGTCGATCTTCATGTCGTAGGAGGCAGCTTACGCCGAGCCTCTTGCTCATTGATTGGCAATCATGGCGAACAACAAATTCGTTCTTACTTGTTCGATAAGCTGTTTTTAGGCGTCGATGGATTCGACCTACAAGCGGGAATTACCACCCCCGACAACCATGAAGCTCAAGTGAACCGCGCAATGTGCGAAGTTGCTCGCCAAGTGATCGCTGTGACCGACTCAAGCAAATTCGGTCGCAAAAGCTTTTGCATGATCCGAGCGGCTAATCAGATCGACGTTTTAGTCACAGATAGCAACATTCCACATGCCACTCATCAAGCTCTGATTGAAATGGGTGTCGAAGTCATTCTCGCTGACCAAACTGTTAATTAGGAATCAAAATGAAAGCGTTACTTTCTCTTATCGAACAACACAAGCAAGGTCATGCAACAGGCATCTACTCTGTCTGTTCTGCACACCCCTTAGTGCTTGAAGCAGCAATTAAACAAGCTGCACAAGACAAGCAACTCGTGTTGATAGAAGCCACCTCAAACCAAGTCAATCAATTTGGTGGCTACACGGGAATGACACCGCAAGATTTTGCTAACCACGTATTTTCGCTTGCTGAGCGTCTAAACTTCCCCGCTGAGAACGTGGTACTCGGCGGCGACCACCTTGGTCCAAACTGCTGGCAAAGCCTTCCAGCAAGCCAAGCGATGGAATATTCCGCGCAGATGATTCATGACTATGTCAGTGCTGGATTTAAGAAAATTCACCTTGATTGCTCAATGCCATGTGCCGATGACGTGACACCGCTAAGTGAAGAAATCATGGCGCAGCGTGCCGCACAATTATGTCTAGTAGCTGAAGATGCGTGGAAAAAGGTGGGTGGCGAAGCGCCAGTTTATGTCGTAGGAACAGAAGTCCCAACGCCAGGTGGTGCTCTTGAATCTTTAGAAGAAGAAGGTATTGAGGTCACCAAACCTGAACAAGCACTTGCAACCTTAAATGCCCATCACCAAGCATTTAGCGATTTAGGATTGGGCTACGTTTGGCCTCGAGTGATTGGTTTAGTTGTGCAGCCGGGTGTTGAATTTGACCATCATACTGTCCACCACTACGACAGCAGCGAAGCGCAATCATTAAGCCATATGATCGATAGTCAGCCAAATCTTGTGTTTGAAGCACACTCTACTGACTACCAAAACCCACCGGCATACCATCAATTGGTGCGCGACCATTTTGCGATTTTGAAAGTTGGCCCAGCACTCACCTTTGCCCTTCGCGAAGCCCTTTATGGCTTAGAACGAGCAGAAATTGAATGGCTAGGTACTCATCACGCCTCGCATCTACGCGACACCATTGAACAGGTAATGCACGAACAACCCAATTACTGGCGTTCTCATTACTCAAGCAAAGGTCATCAACAATATCTTGATTGCAGCTATAGCTTGAGTGATCGCATTCGTTACTACTGGACTCATCCAGAAGTGAAAGCGGCGCAGCAAGCACTATTTGACAACTTAGCAGCTAAGCCGCTGCCAGTAACACTCCTTAGCCAATATCTCCCTAATCAGGCTAAGGCTATCTCTCAACACCAAATTCAGAATCAGCCCGCTGAGATTGTCATACACAAGATTATGGAAGTGACACAAGTCTATTCCGAAGCCTGTTATGCAAACGCAGTGGCTAGCAAGGAGACTATCAAATGAGTTCGTTTTTAGGCTATGAATTACCGTGGCTAGAAGCGCGTAACGGTGTTCACACTGCTCAAGAAATCAGCCACCAACCTCGTTTATGGCGTGCGCTTTCTAACCAGTTAGAACAACAATACGACGCAGTCACTGCGTTCTTAAATCCACTGTTGGCTCGCCCAGATCTGCGCATCATCTTAACTGGCGCAGGAACTTCGGCTTTCGTTGGTGACGCCGCAGCACCTTTTATTCAAGCAGGGTTACGCTTTCAAGTAGAGTCGATTCCAACCACAGACTTGGTTTCTAACCCAGAGCAGTACTTAGATGCCACTCGCCCAACACTATTGGTGTCTTATGCTCGCTCAGGGAACAGTCCTGAAAGTGTCGCAGCAGTGGCATTGGTTGATCAACTGGTCCCAGATTGTCATCACCTGTTCTTAACTTGTAATGGTGAAGGTGAGCTCTCGCGCTATTCCCAAACCGCGAAAAATGCCTTCTGTATGATCATGCCTGAAGGTTCAAACGATAAAAGTTTTGCGATGACCTCGAGCTTTAGCTGCATGTTGATGTCAACACTGACACTACTTGGCGGTCAAACACCAGCCCAATGGCACCAACAAGTTGAAGCGACCTCAGCACTGTGTGAAGCCAAGCTTGAACAGTGGCAATCGGCGATTAAAGCCTTAGCTGAGCAACCATACGAA
This is a stretch of genomic DNA from Vibrio panuliri. It encodes these proteins:
- a CDS encoding SIS domain-containing protein, which codes for MSSFLGYELPWLEARNGVHTAQEISHQPRLWRALSNQLEQQYDAVTAFLNPLLARPDLRIILTGAGTSAFVGDAAAPFIQAGLRFQVESIPTTDLVSNPEQYLDATRPTLLVSYARSGNSPESVAAVALVDQLVPDCHHLFLTCNGEGELSRYSQTAKNAFCMIMPEGSNDKSFAMTSSFSCMLMSTLTLLGGQTPAQWHQQVEATSALCEAKLEQWQSAIKALAEQPYERLIVLGSGGFAGLAREASLKSLELSAGQVMTTFDSSLGFRHGPKFTINDKALVIQLLSSESYTRQYDMDLFNEIRGDKQALAHIAISEIALNEENVFELGHLGLGDQWLCFPFILFCQMLAFEKSLQLGFGPDNPCPTGEVNRVVQGVTIYPFNQ
- a CDS encoding D-tagatose-bisphosphate aldolase, class II, non-catalytic subunit, which codes for MKALLSLIEQHKQGHATGIYSVCSAHPLVLEAAIKQAAQDKQLVLIEATSNQVNQFGGYTGMTPQDFANHVFSLAERLNFPAENVVLGGDHLGPNCWQSLPASQAMEYSAQMIHDYVSAGFKKIHLDCSMPCADDVTPLSEEIMAQRAAQLCLVAEDAWKKVGGEAPVYVVGTEVPTPGGALESLEEEGIEVTKPEQALATLNAHHQAFSDLGLGYVWPRVIGLVVQPGVEFDHHTVHHYDSSEAQSLSHMIDSQPNLVFEAHSTDYQNPPAYHQLVRDHFAILKVGPALTFALREALYGLERAEIEWLGTHHASHLRDTIEQVMHEQPNYWRSHYSSKGHQQYLDCSYSLSDRIRYYWTHPEVKAAQQALFDNLAAKPLPVTLLSQYLPNQAKAISQHQIQNQPAEIVIHKIMEVTQVYSEACYANAVASKETIK
- the agaR gene encoding transcriptional repressor AgaR; protein product: MTSAERRQQIMAHIRSHGAGKVDEFASQYNVSAVTIRHDLNLLEKEGCVFRCYGGATLNPNFAFDQPLYRKDQLNRSAKQSIAQAAANLIHDGEAVILDSGTTIGLMPQYLVNKQHLVVMTNALNTAYQLSKLDNVDLHVVGGSLRRASCSLIGNHGEQQIRSYLFDKLFLGVDGFDLQAGITTPDNHEAQVNRAMCEVARQVIAVTDSSKFGRKSFCMIRAANQIDVLVTDSNIPHATHQALIEMGVEVILADQTVN